In the genome of Gadus chalcogrammus isolate NIFS_2021 chromosome 21, NIFS_Gcha_1.0, whole genome shotgun sequence, one region contains:
- the dtnba gene encoding dystrobrevin, beta a isoform X2 gives MVMEERGSRDRGGGAPATANGTERRQIFVELGEQNFDAIRLSAYRTACKLRYVQKKCNLHLVDVYHVIEAVRDVGLNAVELAAGISNTRLENLVSLLFNQLAKRLPTTHTVDPRHSTALLVDFLLAAVDSEAGGRLTVLSVKAMLAMLCGGKLLDKLRYVFSLVSDSNGVLTPSKFESFLREALKLPTAVHEGPSFGYTHSAARSCFPQHKRVTLNMFLDIVADPPPQCLLWVPLMHRLADVEHVYHPVTCSFCRSHGITGFRYRCLRCRGYQLCQDCFWQGNASGSHSNQHQMKEHTSWKSSASKLGRALSRTLGCVSSREPPRPTYPEEPERTLNMANIVPARPAVNPSEAMLVSTAAPSSPKSLPAARRMNEEHALIAAYVNRLQTSPPALDSPSRQDEEHKLIARYATRLAETDHPGAIPNRSINFDVNKQQRELIAQLERKNREILEEIQRLRTEHDAACAPSPDKGCTNPALLAELRLLRQRKDELEQRMSSLQESRRELMVQLEGLMKLLKAQAAGSSQPSPSRPIPVATRSPGPSPPLTHPHHAPQDSLAGVGGDVRDAFAHGPRRNLRNDLLVAADSITSTVSSLVKELHSDEGREEEERLLNGKDRG, from the exons TGCACCTGGTGGACGTGTACCACGTGATCGAGGCGGTGCGGGACGTGGGGCTGAACGCGGTGGAGCTCGCCGCCGGCATCTCCAACACGCGGCTGGAGAACCTGGTGTCGCTGCTCTTCAACCAGCTGGCCAAGAGGCTGCCCACCACCCACACTGTGGACCCCCGCCACAGCACCGCCCTGCTGGTCGACTTCCTGCTGGCCGCCGTCgacag tgAGGCCGGTGGGCGGCTCACCGTGCTCTCAGTCAAGGCCATGCTGGCCATGCTGTGTGGAGGGAAGCTCCTGGACAAGCTGCGCT atGTGTTCTCCCTGGTGTCGGACTCCAACGGCGTGCTGACTCCGTCCAAGTTCGAGTCCTTCCTGCGGGAGGCCCTGAAGCTGCCCACCGCCGTGCACGAGGGGCCCTCCTTCGGCTACACACACAGCGCGGCCCGCTCCTGCTTCCCACAACAC aAGAGAGTGACCCTGAACATGTTCCTGGACATCGTGGccgacccccctccccagtgcCTCCTGTGGGTGCCTCTGATGCACAGGCTGGCCGACGTGGAGCATG TGTACCACCCGGTGACGTGCTCCTTCTGCCGTAGCCACGGCATCACCGGCTTCCGCTACCGCTGCCTCCGTTGCCGTGGTTACCAGCTCTGCCAGGACTGCTTCTGGCAAGGCAACGCCAGCGGTTCCCACAGCAACCAGCATCAGATGAAGGAGCACACAtcctgg aagtcCTCAGCATCAAAGCTGGGCCGCGCGCTCAGCCGGACCCTGGGCTGTGTGTCCTCCAGAGAGCCCCCCCGGCCCACCTACCCCGAGGAGCCCGAGAGGACCCTCAACATGGCCAACATCGT cccTGCTCGCCCGGCGGTGAACCCTAGCGAGGCCATGTTGGTGTCCACAGCCGCCCCAAGCTCTCCTAAAAG CTTGCCCGCCGCTCGCCGCATGAACGAGGAGCACGCTCTGATCGCAGCCTACGTCAACCGCCTGCAGACCAGCCCCCC GGCCCTGGACAGTCCCAGCCGGCAGGACGAGGAGCACAAGCTCATCGCCCGCTATGCCACGCGCCTGGCCGAGACGGACCACCCCGGG GCCATACCCAACAGGAGTATCAACTTTGATGTGAACAAACAGCAGAGGGAGCTAATCGCCCAGCTGGAAAGAAAGAACCG GGAGATCCTGGAGGAGATCCAGCGGCTGCGCACGGAGCACGACGCGGCGTGCGCGCCCAGCCCCGACAAGGGCTGCACCAACCCCGCACTGCTGGCCGAGCTCCGGCTGCTCAg gCAGAGGAAGGATGAGCTGGAGCAGAGAATGTCTTCCCTgcaggagagcaggagggagctGATGGTACAGCTAGAGGGACTGATGAAGCTCCTCAAG gcaCAGGCAGCTGGCTCCTcccagccctctccctctcggccAATCCCAGTGGCCACCCGCTCGccgggcccctcccctcccctgacgCACCCCCACCACGCCCCTCAGGACTCCCTCGCCGGCGTGGGGGGGGATGTGCGCGACGCCTTCGCCCACG GACCCAGACGCAACCTGAGGAACGACCTGCTAGTGGCGGCCgactccatcacctccaccgtGTCCTCCCTGGTGAAGGAGCTGCACTctg ATGAAGgtcgggaggaagaggagagactgCTGAACGGGAAGGACagag GTTAA
- the dtnba gene encoding dystrobrevin, beta a isoform X1, protein MVMEERGSRDRGGGAPATANGTERRQIFVELGEQNFDAIRLSAYRTACKLRYVQKKCNLHLVDVYHVIEAVRDVGLNAVELAAGISNTRLENLVSLLFNQLAKRLPTTHTVDPRHSTALLVDFLLAAVDSEAGGRLTVLSVKAMLAMLCGGKLLDKLRYVFSLVSDSNGVLTPSKFESFLREALKLPTAVHEGPSFGYTHSAARSCFPQHKRVTLNMFLDIVADPPPQCLLWVPLMHRLADVEHVYHPVTCSFCRSHGITGFRYRCLRCRGYQLCQDCFWQGNASGSHSNQHQMKEHTSWKSSASKLGRALSRTLGCVSSREPPRPTYPEEPERTLNMANIVPARPAVNPSEAMLVSTAAPSSPKSLPAARRMNEEHALIAAYVNRLQTSPPALDSPSRQDEEHKLIARYATRLAETDHPGAIPNRSINFDVNKQQRELIAQLERKNREILEEIQRLRTEHDAACAPSPDKGCTNPALLAELRLLRQRKDELEQRMSSLQESRRELMVQLEGLMKLLKDEEQRQAAQAAGSSQPSPSRPIPVATRSPGPSPPLTHPHHAPQDSLAGVGGDVRDAFAHGPRRNLRNDLLVAADSITSTVSSLVKELHSDEGREEEERLLNGKDRG, encoded by the exons TGCACCTGGTGGACGTGTACCACGTGATCGAGGCGGTGCGGGACGTGGGGCTGAACGCGGTGGAGCTCGCCGCCGGCATCTCCAACACGCGGCTGGAGAACCTGGTGTCGCTGCTCTTCAACCAGCTGGCCAAGAGGCTGCCCACCACCCACACTGTGGACCCCCGCCACAGCACCGCCCTGCTGGTCGACTTCCTGCTGGCCGCCGTCgacag tgAGGCCGGTGGGCGGCTCACCGTGCTCTCAGTCAAGGCCATGCTGGCCATGCTGTGTGGAGGGAAGCTCCTGGACAAGCTGCGCT atGTGTTCTCCCTGGTGTCGGACTCCAACGGCGTGCTGACTCCGTCCAAGTTCGAGTCCTTCCTGCGGGAGGCCCTGAAGCTGCCCACCGCCGTGCACGAGGGGCCCTCCTTCGGCTACACACACAGCGCGGCCCGCTCCTGCTTCCCACAACAC aAGAGAGTGACCCTGAACATGTTCCTGGACATCGTGGccgacccccctccccagtgcCTCCTGTGGGTGCCTCTGATGCACAGGCTGGCCGACGTGGAGCATG TGTACCACCCGGTGACGTGCTCCTTCTGCCGTAGCCACGGCATCACCGGCTTCCGCTACCGCTGCCTCCGTTGCCGTGGTTACCAGCTCTGCCAGGACTGCTTCTGGCAAGGCAACGCCAGCGGTTCCCACAGCAACCAGCATCAGATGAAGGAGCACACAtcctgg aagtcCTCAGCATCAAAGCTGGGCCGCGCGCTCAGCCGGACCCTGGGCTGTGTGTCCTCCAGAGAGCCCCCCCGGCCCACCTACCCCGAGGAGCCCGAGAGGACCCTCAACATGGCCAACATCGT cccTGCTCGCCCGGCGGTGAACCCTAGCGAGGCCATGTTGGTGTCCACAGCCGCCCCAAGCTCTCCTAAAAG CTTGCCCGCCGCTCGCCGCATGAACGAGGAGCACGCTCTGATCGCAGCCTACGTCAACCGCCTGCAGACCAGCCCCCC GGCCCTGGACAGTCCCAGCCGGCAGGACGAGGAGCACAAGCTCATCGCCCGCTATGCCACGCGCCTGGCCGAGACGGACCACCCCGGG GCCATACCCAACAGGAGTATCAACTTTGATGTGAACAAACAGCAGAGGGAGCTAATCGCCCAGCTGGAAAGAAAGAACCG GGAGATCCTGGAGGAGATCCAGCGGCTGCGCACGGAGCACGACGCGGCGTGCGCGCCCAGCCCCGACAAGGGCTGCACCAACCCCGCACTGCTGGCCGAGCTCCGGCTGCTCAg gCAGAGGAAGGATGAGCTGGAGCAGAGAATGTCTTCCCTgcaggagagcaggagggagctGATGGTACAGCTAGAGGGACTGATGAAGCTCCTCAAG GACGAGGAGCAGAGACAGGCA gcaCAGGCAGCTGGCTCCTcccagccctctccctctcggccAATCCCAGTGGCCACCCGCTCGccgggcccctcccctcccctgacgCACCCCCACCACGCCCCTCAGGACTCCCTCGCCGGCGTGGGGGGGGATGTGCGCGACGCCTTCGCCCACG GACCCAGACGCAACCTGAGGAACGACCTGCTAGTGGCGGCCgactccatcacctccaccgtGTCCTCCCTGGTGAAGGAGCTGCACTctg ATGAAGgtcgggaggaagaggagagactgCTGAACGGGAAGGACagag GTTAA